In Cydia pomonella isolate Wapato2018A chromosome 12, ilCydPomo1, whole genome shotgun sequence, the sequence GCCGCTAGTCCTACGTCACCGATGGCACCCCACTGTATTGCCAGCGCCGGTAACCCGTCCGCGCGCCGCCGCTCACATAGCCGTTCCATGGCGCTATTGGCAAATCCATAGTTGCTCTGGCCTGCATTGCCGCGCCCACATGACACCGATGAAAACGCCACGAAAAGCTCTAGCTCTGGTGCCAGCGAGCGTGACAACAAATCCAGGTTCTGCGTCACTGtccacaaaaatataaataattaacataaattatGAGAAATCGTTCTAATTTATAAAAAGGAGATACCTACTGACCCTCAATCTTAGGTTTGGTGACGGCACTGAAGGTGTCCTGTGTCTGGTTATTAAAAAGGGCATCACGCAGCACAGCGGCAAGGTTGAAGATGCCGCCAACTGGCGCAGCCAAAGACGCCTCCTGCAGCAATGCGCGCGCTCCCGCCTCAGTTGTCGCATCCGCGCTTGACACTAATACGCAAACTCCCGCGGCGCACCATCTAGAACAAAGACAGAATAGTTAACGGTTCAGCACAATGTTGATACACTATCACAACACTACTCAGTTTACATactaaacattttaaatttatgttAGTTACCTGCGTATACACCAAGACTGGTAACCAGTGCACACACCCTTGCGAGAGTTGAGTATGAGCGTGCGCGCCCCGCGGCTAATCAGCCATTCGCACAGCTCCAGACCAAAACCTCCTAGCCCACCTGCAACCAATATGAAAGCGAGATTAAAAAACGACATACTATCTTTAAAATTCCATAATATATGTGTTATTTATTACCTACCAATGAGTACGTAGCTCTTTCCAGGATGCATATATGCGCGCGGAATGGCTGGCAGTAGCTGTTTCGTCACTATTTTACTCCCTGGTTCTTCCTCGCGCATGCGAATCACAACCTTGCCTATGTGCTTGCCCGTCGACACGTACCTAAAAGTCAAGCCAACATAGCCGTTACCGGTTGAATAGTCAACATCAAATATACATAGTATCTATTCATTACGAAAACTCACCGGAAGGCATCCTCGACCTGGTCATAGTTGTAGACAGTGGTGGGCAATGGGCGAACAGCGCCGTTGGCAATGCCTTCTTTTACGCATCGCCTTAATTTCGCCTTCTCTGGGCTATCCCCATTCTCAATAAACAAGGCGTCCAATAGGACGCCGTGAACTGCGGTGTTTTTCAGCAGCACAGCCATGCCGAGCGCCGTGTTAGCGCTCAGGTCAAATTTGCCGACCTCGAGAAAGCGACCACCGTGGCCGAGACAGCGCATCGACGCCTGCAACTGGTCGCCGGCAAGTGAGTTGAGCACGAGGTCAACGCCACGACCGCACGTGCGACGCAGCACAACGTGTTCAAACGAGCTGTCGCGCGAGTTGGCAATGTTGGCAGCCGGCAGCTGCGGGAAGCGCTCGAGCAGGTAGGCACGTTTGGAAGGCGATCCCACAGTGGTATAAACGGTACAGCCGGCATGCAGTGCGATTGCAATAGCAGCCTGGCCTAAGCCACCAGCGCCAGCGTGCACTAGCACAGCCTCACCACGCTGCATGCGCCCGCGCAACACCAAAGCGTAGTACGCTGTCGCATACGCGACTGGCACAGTGGCCGCCTCTTCTAGAGACCACTGCTCAGGCACCTCCCACATGAGTGTCACGTCGGCCTGCACAGTGGTCGCTAGGCCCATTGTTTGAACTATGCCCATTACGCGCTTGCCATTTGATGAATACCCGCTAAACTCGAACCCAAGTAGACACTCCTGTAAAATTAAACTAACTTGTTGTATTGTGCTGTCATTCAGTACTTACTATACACTAAATGTATCATAGATCTTTTTATAGGTTTAACAAAGATATAATTTTTAGCAAAGGGTTTGTTCAAGTATTGTGGCTACCTTATCAGCGACACGGGCAGGTAGTGTATCGGGCGGTAGCTTTCCTGTAGCGAGCATGACATCGCGAAAGTTGATAGATGAGTAATAGACACGGCATAGGTCACGGTCAGTCGGCTGCGGCGCGTTCACCGCATGTTGCAGGTCGCTCTCGATCCAGCGCAAAGATGACAAGTCACCGCGCGTCAGCGTGTTCACGTATGCATGTTCCACCTGCCACCGAGAACCGACTTAAAGCCTTGTCGTTGCCAATTGACAAACacgtcataatatttatattttttcattaaaattccAAAAGAAAAAGTTTTTCCTTTGTTCTATGTACGGACGAAGAAATttattctttagcagtttacggttcactttagAAGGGACAGATCTTAGCAGAAGTATATATACTTAACCAAATTTACTTTGAACcgcaaactgctaaagaatTAATTTCCCCGACTGTACAAAACATACGATAATCATAAATGACAAtatcaaaaatgtatgtaagtatgtatgtatctatgtcactttatttatttatttatttatttatttattttacatggagaaccaacagctataactgtgctaataacaacataaatagtgacacagagccaattataggatctcACATATAGCACCgtcttaatatttaacattaagttaaataacacgCACTATTTTACATAGGCACAAGCAATAATATGTTAATgtgtaagtataataataatatgtttattgcacataaacaggttaacataaaacagacaaaacaaaacaaaaaaataatgttatgtacaaaggcgaacttatccctaaaagggatcttttccagctaacctttgagaaaatgcgaaaggatcaaacactaacaggtgaaagacaaatcaatatttacggtagcaatatgagaatttgggatacacataaaagtagcatgagagcaatcaataataataaaataaaataaaaagtagacaaCCCGTAGTATGAATACGCAAagtataacatatacataaatctATATACACCTATATATGAGATATAGGTGTATAtagattaaattaattaattaattataatattataaataaatatatgtatacataaacacataatatagatatatataaataaaaagtactcaGTTCTAATATCAGGAGTCTAATAGCCACAACTTTTTCAACTTCTCCTTGAGTGAGGCAACAGATTGCGACTTCCTTACATCCACTGGTAGATCGTTCCACAGCTTAACTGCGTATGCAGTGAAAGATCTAGAGTACACAAGCGACTTTTTCGGCGGAATGGCTAAAATCAGATTTGCATTAGATCGCAGATGGTGACTGCTAACAGTAGCCAGAAAActaaatctttctgatagataCGTAGGGGATGCGGGATTAAACAACACGTTGAAGAGTAATGACAGCACATGCACATCTGTACGACGAGGTATctataaaaaatcttatttatgtaaaaatctttGCACCGGTCATTTTAGATAGTAACCAACCTCTCGCTTGACTTGTGTCGGGTTTTCAAGCGGCAGGTGGCGGTAGGTACCCCAAATGCCGGCACGCAGTACGTTAAAAGTCAGGTCGCGGCGTATTTGTGCGCTGTACGCCGGTGCATCGGGATCGAACGGTTCCGCCGCTTCTGGAAGGTAGTACACGCGCAGGTGGTCGCTGCCGGGCTCGCGTCGCAAGCACGTCCCCAGGCCCAACACGCCGGAGCCGGGCGCGCGCGACCACACATACACGCGCAGGTTCTCATTCTCAGCGCTCTTCATAGCAATCTTTAGCTGGTCAACCCAGGCGTAGTCCTCCTCATGCACTTCAATGATGAGTTTAGTTGCAGGCAAGGCTGCTGTGCGCTTCAGCAGTAGGTACTCGGACGATTCCGAGCGACGTCGAGATACCTTTACAAacacaatatattttaactacAAGCCGACTGGAATACAAAATATCAATCAAGAAATCAAGGTAAATAATATTACCAGTGTGAGTCCTGCGTTGGCAGCAGCCACCCGCATCGACGACTCGTCGAACGCGTGCTCCTCCGTCTCCTCCAGCAATACAAAGCCGTTGGCGATGCTCGCTGCTGCCAATACAGACAGTTCGTCGTGCCGTGACAAGACGTTGGAGCCCATCACTACGTGGCAATCGGTCTCTAACGCGGCGCTCGCCACCACCTGAAATTTACTTTCAACTAAATGGCTCGAATgacattcaatatatttttttattaatttgaagtgaaactttataaatatcattaaaataaataacgattTTTGACAATTGAAAAACCATACAAAAAACATCACTGTCATAAAATACCACAGAATAATATTATCGTTTTGCCTATTCTGAATACCATACAAAAAACACCAATGTCATAAAATACTAAGTACAGATATAGgtattacgagtatgtacctTTTGTTCGTtcatgaagcgctggtggcctagcggtaagagcgtgcgacttgcaatccggaggtcgcgggttcaaaccccggctcgtaccaatgaatttttcggaacttatgtacgaaaaatcctttgatatttaccagtcgcttatcggtgaagaaaaacatcgtgaggaaaccggactaatcccaataaggcctagtttaccctctgggttggaaggtcagatggcagtcgctttcgtaaaaactagtgcctacgccagttctcggaattagttgccaagcggaccccaggctgccattagctgtggcaaaatgccgggataacgcgaggaagaagaagaagagacatTACGAGTACGTTTCGCCTATTCTGCttgtattctatttttataCTCGTTACTACAGTGCGCACCTTTATTCCTAGCAGTTCCATAGTTACAGCATACTGTTGTACACCTTCATCCGCTACCAGCGTTGCATCCACGTGCACCGCCGGCACAGTTTCTAAAACTGAAGTAGAAATATGGCATTAGTGAAGCTAGTATTTGAATAGTATGTAGTATGTGCCTACTAACTATACCTACGTCCTACGTActgcataatagtacatttcgatgctagtgcggaaagtatttaattacttcacgagtaccgagagtTACGAGCCGTAGGCGAGGTGAATAATGACATTTCCTCACGTGTAtggaacgacgttttttaatacagttgcgaaaaaataagagaaacaacaagttttttttatccatgttctataagacagacacaattgtaaatataaaacattatactattattacctaagtatcgttatttacgattatttgtgtatcgtatatttaaattgtataaaaataatatcgaatgttgcctttggaaacttaaaacatgcttgcagtaagaaaaaagcggccaagtgcgagtcggagttcaaaccaatttttggtggaagtttgcatggtaatgtatatcatatatttttttttagatttttcattctgttattttataagttacagggggacacacattttttcactttggaagtgtctctcgcgcaaactattcagtttagaaaaaaatgatattagaaacctaaatatcatttttgaagacctatccctagataccccacacgtatgggtttgatgaaaaaaattttttttttaatttttatgacgtattaaaaaaaaactacttactagatctcgttcaaaccaattttcggtggaagtttgcatgggaatgtatatcatatattttttttagatttttcattctgttattttagaagttacgggggggggggggacacactttttaccactttggaagtgtctctcgcgcaaattattcagtttaaaaaaaaattatattagaaacctcaatatcatttttaaagactatacttaccaagtttgaacagtatagcttttatagtttcggtaaaaagtggctgtgacagaatcggacagacagacggacatgacgaatctataagggttccgttttttgccatttggctacggaaccctaaaaacgactcTGTTTTGACACGCGTTTTGgtagctattccgttccattcagtaTCATCAGCATCTTTCCATTAttcaatatcaaaaaatatacgtgttataatgatgaggatgtaagcaataaaatatgaaatatgcatatatttattattcttacattagcagtaggtttttatgttcattacgacttttaaaggaaagtaacattaacactcaacaataagtagtcatgaattggaacaagtatacctaaattaaaaaaaaatggaaaagtaaaaagcactagttcgcgaaaaccaacttttcgcacgctaaacagctacgcaaagtagcactttttgggcaactgtattaaaaaaatagatttcataAGTGAGACACGTCTCAATACTTCCcacatgtgtattttttttttttgcttttttatttatatccttGTTTTTGACGTCGACGTCGATGTAATGCTTAAATATCTTTAAGttatcaaaatatttgtttgtattgtattattttgtgAGCATTTTGGGGTCACCTGTAAGCCCGCAAGAGTTTttcactaataataaaaaaaaatatgcaaaactcCCGCTAAAACGTGCCAAAAGTTTGGCTGAAATAGATCGCTCTTTAATAGCGATATTACCACctatttttccttattttgcactaaaaatttAAGCCAATCCGACCGTAgttaactaaatgacatcaatCATCATCAAGATATCGTTTTAATGTCAAGTGTACGTTAGAATGTTATGTTATATACATTTATTCTTACATGTGAAAAGCCAGGATTATACCTAATTGAAGTATTAGGTATAATCCTGGCAAATACTACCTCCGTGCTTTTAAAGGTTCTTTGATAGATCATGTAAATAGGTAttagttttacaagggggcaaagttgttgtttaacccgtcgtgctaatattgatacctgagaaagagaaatattccaaaattgaaacatgagcgtagcaagtggttcgaaaatggaatcttgagcgttgcacgagagttaaacaaactttgccaacgagtgaaacaaatattttcaccacacaaacgcaaggaaaataataactgtaaaataacaaacaaaatcaaaccaaatcaattcAGAGTTATTGCTACTAAGTATttgtcattcaaaatcatcatttaaaaatcaattctaccagccaacatacgGAAACATTTGCATTTAATTACTATGCCATACATgttgataaaatgcaactttcacatcagtttttgaagtaccAAGATAGCCTTTACCagctagtgtggtgaaaaaacatGCTGTAGGTTTTAAGTTCGTTCTTCTTACAAGATTGTGATTTATACCATATAGATAGTTTCCTAAATATTGTCTTTGTCATACCTTGCAACACACGTGGCAGCAGAAGCGCCTTTACAGGCCGCCGGAGCGCGTGCTCGGCAAGTTTCAACTTATGCACGTTACAGTTTTCGAACGCCAGCTGCAATGCGGCGCTGAGCGCATAGCTCTCGACATCCTCAGTCTCCAGCGGTAGAAACACGTGCTTTTCCAGTATAGGCGCCGCTTGAACGTTGGTGCGGCGTGGTGCCAACGAGGTCTGGACACCGCGAAACTCGACACCACCGGCAACAATAACATTTAGGTTGCGATAAACTTGTACCGGTACGACATCGTCCTTGGCAGCCTCACGCTGCACCGCAGGGTCGATCACTACTCGCTGCAGACGGGTCGGCAAATACAAGATACGCTTATCAATGCCGATGAGGGTATATTGTATCATCGTGTCCATGAACGAGATCCAGTTTCCTTCCCATTTGAGTTGGCCACGCGCGCCGCTCGCCTCCGAGGATTTGATACCGCGAAACAAGTTTTTGTAGTTATATCCACGGAGGCCTAGCTCCTTATAAATGTCCTCTGAGGTCAGcgagggcatgtattcgtgttcAATTTTTTCCTCATCCAGCATAGTGACTGGCAAGCGTTCGGCGGCGGGGTCGGCGGTAAGCCGCACCGTGCCCGTGAACACCACTTCGCCTCCCTCGCACACCTCGAACTCGCCCGAACCACTGAACAACGATATAAGAAAGCACACAGGAGCGACGTGTGACATAATGGTGGCACggcgaaaatttaaattttcaaatatCACCGCCGCCTGCTCTATTTCCAGTTTGTTAATTTTCGCTACCGTACGCCACACCAACATCTGTACATCAAAGACATGTAAAATGTGAGTGAcgggtataattattatttattctgcataaaattacatttttttaatggatCTACGTTTGAAGAGTGTCATTAGACactttcaataaaaattaatcaaaacttACTAAGTATCCAGTCGCAGGAAAGAGAATTCTGCCATCAATGTTATGTCCGGCGATAAAGGCATCTTCGGGTTTGTCGAGGTCGTACTCAATGATGTTCTCTTTAACCTTCATGAAGTCATATACATCCCACTCGACGCGATGATCCCAGCCGATATGTGACGCCAGTGCAGGCGTGCCGCGGGACACCGGCCACGTTACACGCGGGTATAACTGCGCTACCTTTATAGatagaataaaatattgtttgaagGTACAACACATTAGAAATCGAAATTCAGAGGGGAGAATCAAATTGAAAATTTGATCAGATATTAAATTAGCGTCAATCTCATCTAGCGACACACCGTACTAAAATTTTTGATGACAGTCGAGCGCTCAAAATTCACAAAATTGCCCTTAATTTAACATAATAACGTcgaatattattagtatttttaagGCCGCGTCACCTTCGTTGATTGGTCACAGTCTTATATTCAAGTAGGATCGGCAAACTAgtacatgaatttaatttttgtgtcCGCACCACACAATTGACAATTTGATCGAATTATGCTAAAAATTATGTCACCTGGACTGTACTTTAGCTAGGAAAGAAAATGGAATAAGTATTACCTGAGGTTGAGCGCCGGCACCGTAGGCTTTTCCCACGGCAGCAAGAAGATGCACGAGAGCGTCGGGTACGTTGCGACGCACGAGTGGTACATGCACAGCAACTGGCATCGCACGCCTGACAATTGCCTGAAGGAGCGCGTGAGGCGCCACCTCCAGCAGCAACGCCCGCTCCGGCACCAATGCAAGCACCGGCGCGAACTGCACCACAGACACCAGGTTGTTCACGAAGTACGCGGCGTCGC encodes:
- the LOC133523657 gene encoding fatty acid synthase-like isoform X1, with product MATVNEHEDVVISGLSGRLPECDSIDEFADKLFAGVDLVTADDRRWKPGMYGLPLRCGKLKDLEHFDAAFFGVHAKQVEIMDPQLRLLLEVTHEAMVDAGYNPVELRGSSTGVYVGLSTSECFQAWSQDMDKINGYALTGCSNSMFPNRISFAFDLKGPSISMDIACAGSMHALVQAWNDIRAGRCEAAVVAGTNICLNPATSLSFHRLTMLSPDGRCAAFDESGCGYVRSEAVVAVLLQRRSAARRVYCTVRGARTNNDGYKKEGINYPNGALQYRNALATFEEAQLRPQDVIYVEAHGTGTKVGDPEEGNAITKLFCKDRQAPLLMGAVKTNMGHPESASGLCSVIKVVIAMEHGVIPGSLHFKNPNAEIPALIDGRIKMVVENTPWQGGLVAVNSFGFGGANAHMILEGGFGDRPPPAEYPAPRLVLASGRTDEAVKQLLQLAALHPRDSELHALLDTVHARAIPGHPRRGYVVLNPECDAPPVLEVLETEGDPRPVWFLFSGMGSQWAGMARELMRLPVFAASIARSASALEPYGIDLRHVITEAPKSAFDNIINSFVSIAAVQVALVDILNELGIHPDGIIGHSTGEIGCAYADGTLTAEQTVLCAYWRGRCTLDSVPASGAMAAVGLSSEEVARCCPADVELAAHNSANNVTISGPLASVEKFVQQLSANGVFVRMVDTAGIAFHSSYIASVAPLLLQRLQQVIPEPKQRSPRWLSSSVPQEQWNSDLGRLSDAAYFVNNLVSVVQFAPVLALVPERALLLEVAPHALLQAIVRRAMPVAVHVPLVRRNVPDALVHLLAAVGKAYGAGAQPQVAQLYPRVTWPVSRGTPALASHIGWDHRVEWDVYDFMKVKENIIEYDLDKPEDAFIAGHNIDGRILFPATGYLMLVWRTVAKINKLEIEQAAVIFENLNFRRATIMSHVAPVCFLISLFSGSGEFEVCEGGEVVFTGTVRLTADPAAERLPVTMLDEEKIEHEYMPSLTSEDIYKELGLRGYNYKNLFRGIKSSEASGARGQLKWEGNWISFMDTMIQYTLIGIDKRILYLPTRLQRVVIDPAVQREAAKDDVVPVQVYRNLNVIVAGGVEFRGVQTSLAPRRTNVQAAPILEKHVFLPLETEDVESYALSAALQLAFENCNVHKLKLAEHALRRPVKALLLPRVLQVLETVPAVHVDATLVADEGVQQYAVTMELLGIKVVASAALETDCHVVMGSNVLSRHDELSVLAAASIANGFVLLEETEEHAFDESSMRVAAANAGLTLVSRRRSESSEYLLLKRTAALPATKLIIEVHEEDYAWVDQLKIAMKSAENENLRVYVWSRAPGSGVLGLGTCLRREPGSDHLRVYYLPEAAEPFDPDAPAYSAQIRRDLTFNVLRAGIWGTYRHLPLENPTQVKREVEHAYVNTLTRGDLSSLRWIESDLQHAVNAPQPTDRDLCRVYYSSINFRDVMLATGKLPPDTLPARVADKECLLGFEFSGYSSNGKRVMGIVQTMGLATTVQADVTLMWEVPEQWSLEEAATVPVAYATAYYALVLRGRMQRGEAVLVHAGAGGLGQAAIAIALHAGCTVYTTVGSPSKRAYLLERFPQLPAANIANSRDSSFEHVVLRRTCGRGVDLVLNSLAGDQLQASMRCLGHGGRFLEVGKFDLSANTALGMAVLLKNTAVHGVLLDALFIENGDSPEKAKLRRCVKEGIANGAVRPLPTTVYNYDQVEDAFRYVSTGKHIGKVVIRMREEEPGSKIVTKQLLPAIPRAYMHPGKSYVLIGGLGGFGLELCEWLISRGARTLILNSRKGVCTGYQSWCIRRWCAAGVCVLVSSADATTEAGARALLQEASLAAPVGGIFNLAAVLRDALFNNQTQDTFSAVTKPKIEVTQNLDLLSRSLAPELELFVAFSSVSCGRGNAGQSNYGFANSAMERLCERRRADGLPALAIQWGAIGDVGLAAVMFGEDVEVGGTVPQRIASCLATLGTLLLASQAVVSSMVLADQRRSQERPAQNLVHTLANVLGIRDVNKVSSTATLTELGLDSLMLAEIKQVLERNYDVVLGAQEIRALTFDKLRSMAAETDCLNDNAAAKMQTLITPSTSTSNDEAQPLLI
- the LOC133523657 gene encoding fatty acid synthase-like isoform X2, which encodes MATVNEHEDVVISGLSGRLPECDSIDEFADKLFAGVDLVTADDRRWKPGMYGLPLRCGKLKDLEHFDAAFFGVHAKQVEIMDPQLRLLLEVTHEAMVDAGYNPVELRGSSTGVYVGLSTSECFQAWSQDMDKINGYALTGCSNSMFPNRISFAFDLKGPSISMDIACAGSMHALVQAWNDIRAGRCEAAVVAGTNICLNPATSLSFHRLTMLSPDGRCAAFDESGCGYVRSEAVVAVLLQRRSAARRVYCTVRGARTNNDGYKKEGINYPNGALQYRNALATFEEAQLRPQDVIYVEAHGTGTKVGDPEEGNAITKLFCKDRQAPLLMGAVKTNMGHPESASGLCSVIKVVIAMEHGVIPGSLHFKNPNAEIPALIDGRIKMVVENTPWQGGLVAVNSFGFGGANAHMILEGGFGDRPPPAEYPAPRLVLASGRTDEAVKQLLQLAALHPRDSELHALLDTVHARAIPGHPRRGYVVLNPECDAPPVLEVLETEGDPRPVWFLFSGMGSQWAGMARELMRLPVFAASIARSASALEPYGIDLRHVITEAPKSAFDNIINSFVSIAAVQVALVDILNELGIHPDGIIGHSTGEIGCAYADGTLTAEQTVLCAYWRGRCTLDSVPASGAMAAVGLSSEEVARCCPADVELAAHNSANNVTISGPLASVEKFVQQLSANGVFVRMVDTAGIAFHSSYIASVAPLLLQRLQQVIPEPKQRSPRWLSSSVPQEQWNSDLGRLSDAAYFVNNLVSVVQFAPVLALVPERALLLEVAPHALLQAIVRRAMPVAVHVPLVRRNVPDALVHLLAAVGKAYGAGAQPQVAQLYPRVTWPVSRGTPALASHIGWDHRVEWDVYDFMKVKENIIEYDLDKPEDAFIAGHNIDGRILFPATGYLMLVWRTVAKINKLEIEQAAVIFENLNFRRATIMSHVAPVCFLISLFSGSGEFEVCEGGEVVFTGTVRLTADPAAERLPVTMLDEEKIEHEYMPSLTSEDIYKELGLRGYNYKNLFRGIKSSEASGARGQLKWEGNWISFMDTMIQYTLIGIDKRILYLPTRLQRVVIDPAVQREAAKDDVVPVQVYRNLNVIVAGGVEFRGVQTSLAPRRTNVQAAPILEKHVFLPLETEDVESYALSAALQLAFENCNVHKLKLAEHALRRPVKALLLPRVLQVLETVPAVHVDATLVADEGVQQYAVTMELLGIKVVASAALETDCHVVMGSNVLSRHDELSVLAAASIANGFVLLEETEEHAFDESSMRVAAANAGLTLVSRRRSESSEYLLLKRTAALPATKLIIEVHEEDYAWVDQLKIAMKSAENENLRVYVWSRAPGSGVLGLGTCLRREPGSDHLRVYYLPEAAEPFDPDAPAYSAQIRRDLTFNVLRAGIWGTYRHLPLENPTQVKREVEHAYVNTLTRGDLSSLRWIESDLQHAVNAPQPTDRDLCRVYYSSINFRDVMLATGKLPPDTLPARVADKECLLGFEFSGYSSNGKRVMGIVQTMGLATTVQADVTLMWEVPEQWSLEEAATVPVAYATAYYALVLRGRMQRGEAVLVHAGAGGLGQAAIAIALHAGCTVYTTVGSPSKRAYLLERFPQLPAANIANSRDSSFEHVVLRRTCGRGVDLVLNSLAGDQLQASMRCLGHGGRFLEVGKFDLSANTALGMAVLLKNTAVHGVLLDALFIENGDSPEKAKLRRCVKEGIANGAVRPLPTTVYNYDQVEDAFRYVSTGKHIGKVVIRMREEEPGSKIVTKQLLPAIPRAYMHPGKSYVLIGGLGGFGLELCEWLISRGARTLILNSRKGVCTGYQSWCIRRWCAAGVCVLVSSADATTEAGARALLQEASLAAPVGGIFNLAAVLRDALFNNQTQDTFSAVTKPKIEVTQNLDLLSRSLAPELELFVAFSSVSCGRGNAGQSNYGFANSAMERLCERRRADGLPALAIQWGAIGDVGLAAVMFGEDVEVSGT